Proteins from a single region of Macrotis lagotis isolate mMagLag1 chromosome 2, bilby.v1.9.chrom.fasta, whole genome shotgun sequence:
- the TCF20 gene encoding transcription factor 20 isoform X2: MVRAGKPIGPQLEEAQPQTWGQRPSQEGSRRAAQLLSRMQSFREQSSYHGNQQSYPQEVHTSSRLEEFSPRQQAQMFQNFAGGGGGGGGGGSSGSGGGRRGAAAAMASEGSGHQSYQGFRKDAGEFYYMASNKDPVTPGPQQPPQRRPSGPVQSYGPPQGSSFGSQYGGEGHAGQFPAQHTALGGVSHYQQDYSGPFSPGSAQYQQQASNQQQQQQQQQVQQLRQQLYQAHQPLPQASGQPASGSSHLQSMQRPATLPSSGAGYQLRVGQFGQHYQASAAASSSSFPSPQRFGQSGQNYDSGYSVNAGSQYEGHAVGSGAQAYGTQSNYNYQTPSMKNFEQSKLPQGGQQQHPPPQHAMPYGNTAPKLSMQGQVAQYNQPEVPVRSPMQFHQNFSPISNPSPAASVVQSPSCSSTPSPLMQSGENLQCGQANMAMGSRNRILQMMPQLSPTPSMMPSPNSHTAGFKGFGVEGMPEKRLTDPGLSSLSALSTQVANLPNTVQHMLLSDALAPQKKNSKRSSSSSKKADSCTNSEGSSQPEEQLKSPLAESLDGGCSSSSEDPGERVRQLSGQSTSSDTTYKGGPTEKADPSPPQSSQNDPPKLSTSPTVRDDTTSPEEKEALLSADTNPKVNEKAIGVIVSREAMSGRGEKTGQEKGSQEEEPAVTQVTPSTSGAKDAAHGTLPQPEPQGGSKSTKSGDSGANHNGEGNSQTGHALGSGFTNRTEPSKSPGSLRYSYKDSLGSSMQRNAGGFPQYPSGQDKGDFPGHGERKGRNEKFPSLLQEVLQGYHHHPDRRYSRNSQDHQGMAGGLEGAMRPNVLISQTNELASRGLLNKSLGSLLENPHWGPWERKSSSSAPDMKQINLADYPIPRKFEMESQASAHEPGGGLSERRSVICDISPLRQLVRDPGAHTLGHMGADARMGRNERLNPSLSQSVILPGGLVSMETKLKSQSGQIKEEDFEQSKSQAGLNSKKSSDHCHPAGIKHESYRGNASPGAATHDSLSEYGSPQDSRPTQMRRVPGRMGGREGMRGRSPSQYHDLAEKLKMSPGRSRGPGGDPHHMNPHMAFERANRSSLHAPFSPNSESLSSTYHPNTRPHAYGDPNPGLNSQLHYKRQLYQQQEDYKDWGSSSAQGVIAAAQHRPEGPRKSPRQQQFLDRVRSPLKNDKDGMMYGPPPSYHDPGSQESGRCLMANDGIPSNKGIDLKHGTQKLQQESCWDLSRQTSPAKSSGPPGMANQKRYGPPHETDGHGLTESAQSSKPGNVMLRLPGQEDQSPQNPLIMRRRVRSFISPIPSKRQSQDVKNSSTDEKGRLLSPSKEGPDRAFNSYTHVSHNQDVKSLPKRESSKDLPSPDNRSCPAVSLTSPTKTKILPPRKGRGLKLEAIVQKITSPNIRRSAPSSSAETGGDAVTLDDILALKSGPPEGGSAASHEAEAEKRKGEVAVSELGGAGNQDLNSEAPLPRSSEDWRSSGEDKVKKETLPEPGAPGKDAPGAMAPPASQKPVGGQGRPDGALAGSGPLGFPDSQSVSPAGISTPEPNAKSEEKEGETVTVSPKQECFPPKGYFPSGKKKGRPIGSVNKQKKQQLPPPPPPPAQTTEASGDGEPKPKKQRQRRERRKAGAQPRKRKTKQAVPIVEPQEPEIKLKYATQPLDKTDAKNKSFFPYIHVVNKCEIGAVCTIINAEEEEQSKLVKGRKGQRSLTPPPSSTESKVLPSSSFVLQGPVVTESSVLGHLVCCLCGKWASYRNMGDLFGPFYPQDYAATLPKNPPPKRATEMQNKVKVRHKSASNGCSKTDTEEEEEEEEEEEQQQQQPPQSPPPLPPPQPKEQKEQRSLAAHPRFKRRHRSEDCSGAARSLSRGIPCKKVTAEGGGNSGGSEKTPSDSKPAGPTSEGAGPELELHIPELPLDSNELWVHEGCVLWANGIYLVCGRLYGLQEALEIAREMKCSHCQEPGATLGCYNKGCSFRYHYPCAIDADCLLNEENFSVRCPKHKPPLPCSLPPLQNKTVKGSLSTEQSERG, from the coding sequence GAGGGCTCTCGGCGCGCTGCTCAGCTGCTGAGCAGGATGCAGTCCTTTCGGGAGCAGAGTAGTTACCACGGAAACCAGCAGAGCTACCCCCAAGAGGTGCACACTTCGTCCCGGCTAGAAGAGTTCAGCCCCCGGCAGCAGGCCCAGATGTTCCAGAACTTTGCAGGAGGCGGAGGGGGGggtggcggcggcggcagcagcgGCAGTGGGGGCGGACGGCGTGGAGCAGCAGCCGCCATGGCCAGCGAGGGCTCCGGCCATCAGAGCTACCAGGGCTTCCGGAAGGACGCTGGGGAGTTTTACTATATGGCCTCCAACAAAGACCCTGTGACCCCCGGGCCCCAGCAGCCCCCCCAGCGCAGGCCTTCTGGGCCCGTGCAGAGCTATGGGCCCCCACAAGGCAGCAGCTTCGGAAGCCAGTATGGGGGCGAGGGGCATGCGGGCCAGTTCCCGGCCCAGCACACGGCCCTAGGCGGGGTGTCTCATTATCAGCAGGACTACAGCGGCCCCTTCTCGCCGGGGAGTGCCCAGTACCAGCAGCAGGCCTCcaaccagcagcagcagcagcagcagcagcaagtgCAGCAGCTGAGGCAGCAGCTCTACCAGGCTCATCAGCCTCTGCCCCAGGCCTCAGGCCAGCCAGCCTCTGGCTCTTCCCATCTCCAGTCTATGCAGCGGCCTGCCACCCTGCCCTCCTCTGGTGCTGGCTACCAGCTCCGGGTGGGTCAGTTTGGCCAACACTACCAGGCCTCGGCAGccgcttcctcctcctccttcccctcccctcagcgcTTTGGCCAATCTGGACAGAACTACGACAGTGGCTACAGCGTGAATGCTGGCTCCCAGTATGAAGGGCATGCTGTGGGTTCTGGGGCCCAGGCTTATGGGACGCAGTCAAACTATAATTACCAGACCCCCTCAATGAAAAACTTTGAGCAGTCAAAGCTCCCCCAAGGAGGCCAGCAGCAGCACCCTCCCCCCCAGCACGCCATGCCCTACGGAAACACTGCCCCCAAACTCTCCATGCAGGGTCAGGTGGCCCAGTACAACCAGCCCGAAGTCCCGGTGAGGTCTCCCATGCAGTTCCACCAGAACTTCAGCCCCATCTCCAACCCGTCCCCTGCTGCTTCTGTGGTCCAGTCTCCAAGCTGCAGTTCCACCCCATCTCCCCTCATGCAGAGTGGAGAGAACCTGCAGTGCGGACAGGCCAACATGGCCATGGGCTCCAGGAACCGAATCCTGCAGATGATGCCCCAGCTAAGCCCCACCCCTTCCATGATGCCCAGTCCAAACTCTCACACTGCGGGCTTCAAAGGCTTTGGAGTAGAGGGGATGCCCGAGAAGCGGCTCACAGACCCTGGACTGAGCAGCCTGAGCGCCTTGAGCACCCAGGTGGCCAATCTGCCCAACACGGTTCAGCACATGCTGCTCTCTGATGCCCTGGCCCCCCAGAAGAAGAACTCCAAGAGGTCATCGTCCTCTTCCAAGAAGGCCGACAGCTGTACCAACTCGGAGGGTTCTTCTCAGCCAGAAGAGCAGCTGAAGTCTCCGCTGGCCGAGTCGCTGGATGGCGGCTGCTCCAGTAGTTCAGAGGATCCGGGGGAGAGGGTGAGGCAGCTGAGTGGCCAGAGCACGAGCTCAGACACAACCTACAAGGGTGGCCCCACAGAAAAGGCTGACCCTTCCCCACCGCAGAGCTCCCAGAACGATCCCCCCAAACTCAGCACCAGCCCCACAGTGAGGGATGACACCACTTCACCAGAAGAGAAAGAAGCTTTGTTATCAGCGGACACCAACCCAAAAGTCAATGAGAAGGCAATCGGGGTCATTGTCTCCCGAGAAGCTATGTCGGGTAGAGGAGAAAAGACGGGTCAGGAAAAAGGCTCCCAGGAGGAAGAGCCTGCTGTCACCCAAGTGACGCCCAGTACCAGTGGGGCCAAGGACGCTGCCCATGGAACACTGCCCCAACCTGAGCCCCAAGGAGGGAGCAAAAGCACCAAGAGTGGAGATAGCGGTGCCAACCACAATGGAGAAGGGAATAGCCAGACTGGCCATGCTCTTGGCTCGGGATTCACCAATAGGACGGAACCCAGCAAGTCCCCTGGAAGCCTGCGGTATAGTTACAAAGACAGCTTGGGGTCTTCCATGCAGAGAAATGCTGGGGGGTTTCCTCAGTATCCTTCAGGACAAGACAAAGGGGATTTCCCAGGCCATGGCGAACGAAAGGGTCGAAACGAGAAATTTCCCAGCCTCCTGCAAGAAGTCCTTCAGGGTTACCACCACCACCCTGATAGGAGGTATTCCAGGAACTCCCAGGACCATCAGGGAATGGCAGGAGGCCTTGAAGGAGCCATGAGGCCCAATGTCCTCATCAGCCAGACAAATGAACTAGCCAGCCGGGGTCTCCTGAATAAAAGCCTTGGGTCTCTCCTCGAAAATCCTCACTGGGGCCCCTGGGAGAGGAAGTCCAGCAGCTCTGCCCCGGATATGAAGCAAATCAATCTGGCTGACTATCCCATCCCCAGAAAGTTTGAAATGGAATCCCAGGCATCAGCCCATGAGCCCGGGGGAGGCCTTTCAGAGCGGAGGTCTGTGATCTGCGACATCTCACCATTGAGGCAGCTGGTCCGCGACCCAGGGGCTCACACCTTGGGGCACATGGGTGCCGATGCCAGGATGGGGAGAAACGAACGACTCAATCCAAGTTTAAGCCAATCGGTCATTCTTCCAGGTGGCTTGGTGTCCATGGAAACCAAGCTGAAATCCCAGAGCGGGCAGATAAAAGAGGAAGATTTTGAACAGTCCAAATCCCAAGCTGGCCTCAACAGCAAGAAATCCAGTGACCATTGCCACCCCGCAGGCATCAAGCATGAATCCTACCGCGGTAATGCTAGTCCAGGAGCCGCAACCCACGACTCTCTCTCAGAGTATGGCTCCCCACAGGACAGCAGGCCCACCCAGATGAGACGAGTGCCTGGCAGAATGGGAGGCCGGGAAGGCATGAGGGGCCGGTCACCTTCTCAGTATCACGACCTGGCCGAGAAACTGAAGATGTCTCCCGGTCGCAGTCGGGGGCCTGGGGGAGATCCTCATCACATGAACCCTCACATGGCATTTGAGCGGGCCAACAGGAGCTCTCTGCATGCTCCCTTCTCTCCGAACTCTGAGAGTCTGTCTTCTACCTATCACCCCAATACGCGACCTCATGCTTACGGAGACCCCAACCCAGGCTTGAACTCCCAGCTCCATTATAAAAGGCAGCTGTATCAGCAACAGGAGGACTACAAGGACTGGGGCAGCAGCTCCGCCCAGGGGGTGATCGCCGCGGCTCAGCACAGACCAGAGGGACCACGAAAGAGCCCCAGGCAGCAGCAGTTTCTCGACCGAGTAAGGAGCCCTTTGAAAAATGACAAGGACGGCATGATGTATGGCCCACCCCCCTCTTACCACGATCCTGGGAGTCAGGAATCTGGCCGATGCCTCATGGCAAATGACGGCATTCCTTCTAACAAGGGCATTGATCTGAAGCATGGCACCCAGAAACTACAGCAGGAATCCTGTTGGGACCTCTCCCGGCAGACCTCTCCAGCCAAGAGCAGTGGCCCCCCGGGAATGGCCAACCAGAAAAGGTATGGTCCTCCCCATGAGACAGATGGGCATGGGCTAACCGAGTCTGCACAGTCATCCAAACCTGGCAATGTGATGCTGAGACTCCCAGGTCAAGAGGATCAGTCACCCCAAAACCCTTTAATTATGCGGAGGCGAGTTCGCTCCTTCATTTCTCCCATCCCCAGTAAAAGGCAGTCCCAGGATGTGAAGAACAGCAGCACCGATGAGAAAGGGCGCCTGCTTTCTCCATCAAAGGAGGGACCCGATAGAGCATTCAATTCCTATACCCATGTGTCTCATAACCAGGATGTTAAATCTCTCCCCAAAAGAGAGTCCTCCAAGGATCTTCCGAGTCCTGACAACAGAAGCTGCCCTGCCGTCAGCCTCACGAGCCCAACCAAGACCAAAATCCTTCCACCCCGAAAGGGCCGGGGGCTGAAACTGGAAGCTATTGTTCAGAAGATCACCTCCCCCAACATCAGGAGGAGTGCCCCCTCCAGCAGTGCCGAGACCGGGGGAGATGCGGTCACCCTCGATGACATCTTGGCCTTGAAGAGTGGCCCGCCAGAGGGTGGGAGTGCCGCCAGCCATGAAGCTGaagcagagaagagaaaaggagaggtggCGGTGTCTGAGCTGGGTGGTGCAGGGAACCAGGACTTGAACAGTGAAGCCCCTCTCCCTCGCTCCTCCGAAGACTGGCGTAGTAGCGGGGAGGACAAAGTGAAAAAGGAGACCCTTCCAGAACCTGGAGCTCCTGGGAAAGATGCCCCCGGGGCCATGGCCCCCCCAGCCTCCCAGAAGCCCGTGGGTGGCCAAGGAAGACCAGATGGGGCCCTGGCAGGAAGTGGGCCTTTAGGTTTCCCTGACTCCCAAAGTGTCTCCCCCGCAGGCATCTCAACTCCTGAGCCAAATGCCAAGtctgaagagaaagagggagaaacagTAACGGTCTCACCCAAGCAGGAGTGCTTCCCCCCAAAAGGCTATTTCCCATctggaaagaaaaaggggagacCCATTGGAAGTGTGAATAAACAAAAGAAGCAGCAGCTTccgcccccgcccccacccccagcccagaCCACAGAAGCTTCTGGGGATGGAGAGCCCAAGCCCAAAAAGCAGAGGCAGAGACGGGAGAGGAGGAAAGCTGGGGCTCAGCCCAGAAAACGGAAGACCAAGCAGGCCGTTCCTATCGTCGAGCCCCAGGAACCAGAGATTAAGTTAAAGTATGCCACCCAGCCACTGGATAAAACTGACGCCAAGAATAAGTCCTTTTTCCCTTACATTCACGTAGTGAACAAGTGTGAGATCGGGGCAGTTTGCACAATCATCAACGCTGAGGAAGAGGAGCAGAGCAAGCTGGTGAAAGGGCGGAAGGGCCAGCGGTCACTGACCCCACCTCCCAGCAGCACCGAGAGCAAGGtgctcccctcctcctcctttgttCTCCAGGGCCCCGTGGTGACCGAGTCCTCAGTCTTGGGGCACTTGGTCTGCTGCCTCTGTGGCAAGTGGGCCAGCTATCGGAATATGGGCGACCTCTTTGGTCCGTTTTACCCTCAAGATTATGCAGCCACTCTCCCCAAGAATCCACCTCCCAAGAGAGCCACAGAAATGCAGAACAAAGTGAAGGTACGGCACAAAAGTGCTTCCAACGGTTGTTCCAAGACAGAcacagaggaggaagaggaggaggaggaggaggaggagcagcagcagcagcagccgccACAGTCGCCACCACCGCTGCCTCCTCCACAGCCAAAGGAGCAAAAGGAGCAGCGAAGCCTGGCTGCCCACCCCAGGTTTAAGAGACGTCACCGCTCCGAGGACTGTAGCGGCGCCGCTCGCTCCCTTTCCCGGGGGATCCCTTGTAAAAAGGTTACCGCGGAGGGCGGTGGCAACAGTGGCGGCAGTGAAAAGACTCCTTCGGACTCAAAGCCCGCGGGGCCCACGTCAGAAGGCGCGGGCCCTGAGCTGGAGTTACACATTCCTGAGCTACCTCTAGACAGTAATGAACTTTGGGTCCACGAGGGCTGTGTTCTCTGGGCCAATGGCATCTACCTGGTCTGTGGCAGGCTCTACGGGCTGCAGGAAGCCTTGGAAATAGCCAGAGAAATG